TAAAGAATATCTCCATACATCAACAGTTGTTCCTTTTAACGGTATCAAGTCGAGTCCTACATCTTTTGAAAACTCATTTGCTAGCTGCCAAAATAGTCCTGTAGGATATTCACCTGGACTCACATTCCATGACTTAGGAACATCAACTTTAAATTTATGTGGATTTTTTTGAACTTTTAAATCATAAAATTTTAAGAATGCTTGTGGAGAAATGTCTGACTTAACAGCGTTTGTACTTTTATCTGATTTACCACATCCAGATAGTAACATCATAAAAATTATTATGAACAAAAAAATTTTTTTCATAAACAACCTCTCTATTATTTATATAATTACAGCAAAATATTTAGTTGCAATTGAATTAGCGGATATACATTTGAAAATGAATTGTATACTGGAATCAACATCCAACATTATGAATAATTTTATTAGCTTTTTCTATTTCTTTCGATTCGATATATATTTCATAGTATTCATTTCCACTTTTCCTTCCATTGTGTCTTATTATTTTAGTCTTTACTTTAATACCATTGCTAATAAGCTTATATTTTATCATACAATATTTTTCTACTGTTGTAGCGAAAAAGACCATTTCCCAATTATTCCTCTTCAAATATTGAAAAAGGTTTTTTAACAAAAAATATCACTTCCTCTACTATTATTTGGAGTTTATTATATCATCTATATGCTTATTATATCTAACTTATATGTATTCATCAATTAGAGTATAGGTCAATTATTTATCCGATAACTACCTACTCTAATACTCCCACTTTTTCAAGTGGAAGTATTAGAGTAGGTACGTCCCTGGATAACGAGTTCTAAGCATCAGGTGGAGTCAAAATTCCATCTGATGCCAAGAACTCTGTTTATATTTAAATAGTAAAAATAAAAACTTCACTTTGATTAAAAACTTACTTTATCAAAGTGAAATTTTTTTGCTTCAGTCAATAGTGTTAAATTTTAATATATTTTATTTGCCAGTAGCAGCAGAAATCATTGCCTTCACATTTTCTATCTTTGCATTTGCAGGTATATCACAACCAGATGATAGAATGAATCCCGGACCCATATCTTTTATTAGGCGAGAGCTGTAATCATATACCTCATCAGGAGTTCCAAGAACAAATTTTGAAGCTTGAACATCTCCTTTAATACACATACGATCTCCTAGTTTTTCTTTAATTTTATAAATATCTGTAGTACCATCTGTTTCAAATACACAAGTACCTTTTGGAAATTCTTTAAAATAGTCAAGCCCTCGCTCCCAATTGGAATCAGCATGGAAACTTGCAGCTGCTCCTGTTTCTATTATAGCATCAGTTATCTTTTTAAGGTTTTTCCATACAAATCTTTCCCAAAGTTTAGGATTATAGAAATCAGGACATCCTCGACCCATAGCTATGAATATACCTAAAGGATCAACAGCATTTTTAACAGCTTGTTTCATTGCTTTAATGTTTGCATCAGTAATTATGTCCATTACTTCTTCTACCTTTTCAGGCATCTTTCTTATATCCATCATAAATTTTGATAGTGTACGGCCTACACTTAAGTAATCAATAGGATGTACTATTTGAACTGCACCGTAAAGAGGATATCCCTCATCATTTATATTTTTCATATACTGTGGACATTTAGTTATTACTTCATTTAATACATCTAAATCTAAGTTTATTTTTGAAGCAAAATAATCATCTCTAAAAGCTTCAAATCCTTTATTTATTATAGTATCATAATCATCCGTGGTCATCAATTGACGCTCATCAACCTGCCACAGCATATTATCTGGAAGTTCACGTCCAGGAAGCTTCATATTCGAAAAAGATGTAGTTCCCATAGTTGATGCGAAACAAAATGAAGCCGGTGCTGCATCAACATCTCCAAACATTTTCATTCCTTTTAATATAACCCTATTTGACAAGTCTAAATCTGCCACAAAATCAGACATTTTTACACCAGTTAACTTTGGAAAAATACAAATTCCAAATGGAACAACAGGTGTCCTATCAGTCTTCTCCAACTTAATTGCCTTTTTAACTCTGTTTAAACGTTCATTATATAATTCTTTTGCAGTTTTCATATTAATTTACCCCCATAGCTTTTTTACAGAAATCAACTGTCTGCTGTGCATCTTTACAAACTAAGTCTGCACCCATGTATTTTCCTGCATTTTCGTCTACAGGACCACCTCCAACTAGGATCTTCAAATCCTTTCTAAGCCCTGCATCTTCTATTTCCTTTATACATTGTTTTACATTATCAAAACAAGTAGTCAAAAGACATGATATTCCTATTACTTTAGGCTTATATTGTTTTATAGCTTCAATATATTTTGCTGTAGGTACATCAACACCTAAATCCTTTACATCAAAGCCGTTACTTTTCATTACAGTAGTTACTATATTTTTTCCTATATCGTGTATATCATCGTAAATAGTTCCCATTACAAATATGCCGTTATTTGGTCCTGAAGATTCTCCCAATCCTCCAATAATTTCAGAAGCTTCATTAAACACTTCAGCTGACATAATGAGTTCAGATAAAAAATATTCCTTTTTTTCAAATCTATTTCCTACAATCCCCATTCCCTCTTGTAAATCTGCTATAATGTCTAATACTGGTGTTCCATTTTCTTTTTGTGCCTTTACTTCTGATAATACAACGTCTTCATCTAAGTCTGCCATTGCATCAATTAATTTTTTACTCATTTTCATATCCTCCCTTTAATACAAAATAAAAAATTGTGTTAATTTGTACTAATGTTAGAATAACATATGTATTGTGGAAATTCAGCTTACATAATGACTGAATTTGATACATTTATTTATACACTGTGAGTACTTTTATTAGACATTATTTTTAGTCAAAAAATATGCAATTCACACTATACTGTGTAAATTGCAATTACATTTAAACTTATTTAGTCTTTGAAATTTCTGTTAATGTTTGAGCACTTGCTGTAATCTCTTCTAATGTGGCAGTCATCTCTTGAGTAGAGGCAGCTTGTCCTTCAGAAATAGATTGTGCGTCACTTATTACTTTGAAAATATTTCTAATATATTTATTTGTCTCTGACAAAGATTGTGAAACTTTTTCTGATGATTGGTTACTTAATTGAGCTAATTTTCTTATTTCGTTTGCGACAACTGAAAAGCCTTTTCCATATTCGCCAGACCTAGCAGCTTCTATAGATGCATTAAGTCCTAATAAATTTGACTTGGAAGCTAAATTTGTTATCATAGCAATGATTTGATTACTTTCTTCTATTTGCTTTTTTGCTTGCTTTGTAATTTCTAATATATTAGTTATTACATTTAGCAGTTTTTCTGAACCAGCACTAATTTCCTCAATACTCGCACTAGTTTCTTCAAGTGATGCAAATAGATTTTCTGATGCTTCTTCAACTTTAATCTCATTACTTAAACTTTTCCCTATGCCAACCCCACCTATGACATTTCCGTCAGAATCTTTTATTGGATATGAAACTCCCTTAAATGGAACACCATAGAATTCTTTAGAAATTGTTGAACTATATGTCTTTCCATCTTTAATTGCTTCATATAAAGGCTCACCAGGTGATAATTTATCTCCTACATTAACTTTTATATCGAGTGTATCACCTGCTCTATAATATAGAACTTTCGTAGTGTCCGCAACAGACACTGCTATATCATCCAACAACATATCTTTAAGAACAGGAACCACTTTTAAAAATGCATTAATAATTTCTTCTTTTTTCATAATTATATCCTCTTTTTCTATAGTAAATTACAAGATAATTTAACACTAGATATGAAGTGCAGCCTGGAATGATTGGTTAACAGCTGTGCCGATTGTACCAACTTTTTGACAGTCGCCAACTATATAAATATTGGTTTCAGGAGCACAGTGGCGAAGTTTTTCTACAGTATCTGTTCTTGGACGCATTCCCATAGCAAGCAGTACCGTATCTGCTTCATACATAGCAGCCTTTCCAGTTTCAATGTTGTCACAGATAACTTTAGTATCACAAATTTCTTTAAGGCGATTTAAATATTTTACAGGAATACCTTTGTCTTTAAGTATAGTCTGAAATTCCTTAGCACTTGTGCCTGAACTTTTTATTAGCTTGGAAAAGCTCTTTTTTTGATCTTCCATTTCGATAACGATTACATCTTTTCCTTCATCATGGAATTCAATTGCAGCTTCAATACCAACAGCACCAGCACCTACAATAACAATTTTATCTCCAACAAGATTTTTGTCAGATTCAGCATCGATGGCCCAGTGTACATGCTTTTTATTGATTCCCGGAATACTCAAAGGAATGATAGGATCTGAACCAACTGCAATTATAATTGCATCATAATTCTGGGCATCAAGCATATCCTGTGTTGCAGTTGTATTAAATAAAATTTTTGCACCTGCAGCTTCACACTGTGCAGCTGTGTGCTTAAGCCATTTTAAATAATCCTGGCAATCAACTTTAAATGGAGGAAGCGCAGCTCCTTGTACATTACCACCAAGTGAACCTGATTTTTCATAAAGAGTTACATTGTGTCCACGATCAAGTAATGTCTGCATTGCCTGGATTCCACCAGGACCTCCTCCTATTACAGCAACTTTCTTCTTAATAGGTGATTTTGGGATAATACCATCTCTAAGTTCACTTGTCATTCCTGAAATAGGGTTAACAGCACAATAGATTGGTTTAGGAATAAAAAGATGTTTTGTACAAGTATCACAGCGTAAACATGGACGCCTGTCTTCAGGGTGGTTTTCAGCATACTTCCTAGGCATATCAGGATCTGCCATAAGTGGACGACACATAGCAACGAAATCAGCCCATCCATTAGCAATGATTTTTTCAGCATCTTCAATACTTGTAATAGAACCTACTGTAGTTACGAGAAGATCAGGATAAGCCTTCTTTACATCCCGTGCAAAATGAACATTAAAGCAGCGATCCATCATATAGTTTTGGCACCAGTTACGGTAATATTTCATATTGAAGTCACTGTGAAGTCCAGCAGAAACGTGAAGAATATCAATATGATCCTTTAATAATCCGATAAGTTCAAGTGTTTCTTTAAAATGCATACCTTTTTCTGCAATTTCATCAGCAGAAATACGAAATTCAATTACGAAGTCCTCGCCAACTTTTCTGCGGATAGCATCACATACTTCAATAGCAAAACGTGCCCTGTTCTCAATTGAACCGCCATATTCATCTGTTCTATGATTGTAAAGCGGGCTGGTAAACTGTGAAATAAGGTTACCATGTCCACCATGGACAAGACAGATATCCATTCCTGATCTTTTCATACGCGCAGCAGCATTGGCGTATTTTTCAACAGTTTGTACAATTTTTTCATGTGTCATTTCAATTGCAGGGATAGGATCTCTTCCAAATGCTGCAGAACGTGCAGCTTCATTTGAAGAAATATTCGGTGATGAGCTGTAAGGAGCATGCCCCACAGTTTCAAAAGCCGTATTTTCACCATTGTGATTAATCTCCAAAGAAGCGTGGCAGCCATACTGTTTGCCCATATCAGCATATAATGTTAACGGGAAAATACATCTGTCATCCTTAAGATCAAGCTGAAAAGCTTCATCTTTAGATTCTGTAATATCAATAGAACAGTTGCCCACATACAATGTGCATACCCCACCACGTGCAAACATACGGAACCAGTCTACAAATTCCGGTGTAACTAGGCCATTAGTACTGGCAAGATTAGGAGATGGTGGTGCAAGAACGATACGGTTTTTAAAATCTATTCCTCGTATTCTAATAGGTGAGAATACATGTTCAAATTTTGATCTCATTACATTCATCCTTTCTGTTTTAAATTTTTGCATTTCATGTTTTTACATGGTATCAATATTTAACCAACTATATTTTAATAATAATCTAATTCATTTTAAGTTTAAAGACACATTATGAATAGATTTTATATGTCATAATACACACTATGCACATTAAAAAAAGTATTTAACACATAAAATAGTGAATTTTATGTGTTAAATACTTATATCATACGCATTTCTACAATATATTTGACAAAGCTATTAATATTCCAATTTTAGCATGGTCAAAAGTAAGTCCACCCTGCAGATAACCTATATAAGGCTCTCTTATAGGTGCATCTGCAGACAACTCTATGGAAGCTCCCTGTATAAAAGCTCCAGCAGCCATTATGACCTGATCTGAATATCCAGGCATATCCCAAGGTTCACACTGAGCAAAAGAATCTACAGGAGATCCCTTTTGAATTCCTCGGCAGAAATTTATAAGCTTTTCCTTGTCGTTAAACTTAATAGACTGTATTATATCGCTTCTTTTATCCGTATATTTAGGCAGTACTTCAAATCCTGCAAGTTCCATTATTCTAGAACAGAATATAGCTCCCTTTAGTGCTTCTATGGCAACATGAGGTGCAAAAAATAATCCTTCATATAAAAGTCTCATAACTCCAAAAGTAGAACCACATTCTCCACCTATTCCAGGTACAGTTAGCCTGTAAGACGCTTTTGTAACACAGTCTTTCTTTCCTGCTATATACCCACCAGTTGGTGCTATTCCACCACCTATGTTTTTTATAAGCGAACCTGCTACTAAATCAGCTCCTACATCTGTAGGTTCTATGGTATCTATGAATTCACCATAACAATTATCTACAAAACATATTACATTAGGATTTATACCTTTAACAAAATCTATAATTTCTTTGATCTCAGATATAAGAAGAGATTTTCTCCAGCCATAACCTGTAGATCTCTGTATATGTACCAATTTTATTGTATGATTATTTTTTAGATGCTTTTTTATGTCCTCAAAATTTATTTTGTTATCATCAGTTAAATTTACCTGTTCATAATTTACTCCATATTCTTTAAGAGAACCTGATCCCTTGTTTTCTATGCCAATTACTTCATGGAGGGTGTCATAGGGATCACCGCATACTGAAAGCATAGTATCTCCTGGACGTAAGTTTCCGAAAAGTGCACAGCCAAGAGCATGAGTTCCATTTACAAAATGAGGCCTTACAAGGGCACTTTCTGAATTGAATATTCTAGCATAGACTTTGTCCAATGAATCTCTACCTATATCTCCATATCCATATCCAGATGAATTTGTAAAATGAGATTCACTTATTCCCTCTTCTTGCAGTGCATTTAAAACTTTTAATTGATTGAATTCCCTTATTTCATCGTAGTATTGAAATTGGTCTTTCACATCATTTAAAGCTCTTTCATATAAATCAATTACCTTGTCGCTTATTTTATATTTATCTTTAAGTGCTTTTTTTGTTATATTTAGCAAAAATATTACCTCCTAAATGTATGTACTAAATGTCATATTAACATATAAAAAAGGAATAGACAAATGTCCATTCCCTTATATCTCGTTTCCCGAAAAGTTATTAAATAAAATGGTCTTTATAGGTGTCATAGTTGAAATTGCATGTTTATATACCATCATTTGTTTACCATCACAATCCATTATAACAGTAAAGTTGTCAAAACCCTTTACATTTCCTTTAATTTGAAATCCATTTGTTAAGTATATAGTAACTGGAATTTTATTTTTCCTTGCCCCATTTAAAAATATGTCCTGTAAGTTATTAGCTGTTTTACTCATAGTTCTCACCCTCCGTAACTTTTATTTATATTCATACAATATAATGAATTTAAATTTTCATTATATTAAAGACGTGTATTATATGTTCTATAATGTCTTCGTCGCAGCTAAAATTATCCTTATTTATCCAAATTACCCTTTTATCTTTTCTAAACCAGGTTAACTGCCTTTTGGCATAATTTCGGCTTCCTTTTTTTACTAAATAGATAGCTTCATCTAAGGTAGAATTTCCATTTAAATAATCTAAAATTTCCTTATAGCCTATACCCTTCATGGATTGCATATCAGAGGTATATCCCATAGACTTTAGCATTTTAACTTCATCTATGAGTCCGTTTTCCATCATTAAATCTACCCTCTTATTTATTCTATCATATAATTTAGTACGGTTCATAGTGAGTACAAAATAATATATGTTATAAGGTATGTCATATAAATTGGTATTTGCATTGTTCTCACTTATAGTTTTACCTGTAAGTTTATACACTTCCAGGGCACGTATGACTCTTTTTAAGTCATTTGGATATAATCTTTTGTAAGAATCTATGTCTACCTCTTTCAAAAGGGAATGTACGTATCCCTTCCCCTTTTCTTCTGCCAAATTTTCCAGGTATTCTCTATAACTTTTGTCTGTTTTTGCATCTGTAAAATTGTAATTTAAAATGAGAGAATTTATATAAAGGCCAGTACCACCTACTACCATAGGAAGTTTACTTTTTTTACATATTTCATCTATTGCATTTTCAGCTAAGACTTTGTATTCAGATACGTTGAAATTCTTATCTGGCTCAATAAAATCTATTAAGTGATGGGTAATACCCTGCATTTCATCTTCTGTAACTTTAGCAGAACCTATATCCATATACTTATATATTTGCATGGAATCTGCAGATATTATTTCGCCTTTTAATTTTTTAGCAAGTTCTATAGATATATGTGTTTTCCCAACTGCAGTTGGTCCCGAAAGTATAAATAAATTTTTCATTTCTCTCCTCACTGTATTCTTTTGAATTTTTTCTCCAGGTCATTTAATGTAAGTTTTATTATAGTAGGCCTTCCGTGTGGACAGTTAAATGGGTCATCTATAAATCGCAGTTCTTCAATTAAATGATTCATCTCTATTTCTGAAATGCTGGCATTTGCCTTTATGGCAGCTTTGCAGGCAAGGGTTGCAAGTGAAAGATATTTAACTTCCCAGGTATTGCCTGATCCCATATTTTTTAAATTATCTAATATATCCATAAATAAATTTTTCATATCGGGTTTCCCAAGTATCATAGGTACTTCTCTTATACTTATTGTATTATTTCCAAATAATTCTATATTAAAACCAGTTTTTTTAAATAAATCTCTGTTTTCTATAAAACAATTATAATCTTTAATTGTAAGTTCCATTACTACAGGAGTTATTAAAACTTGAGATAATACCATACCCTTTTGTATACTCTTTTTATATTTTTCAAAGAGAATTTTTTCATGGGCTGCATGCTGATCTATCATATAAAGGTTACTGTTATCTTCTGCTATTATATAAGTACTATGAAATTGTCCTATTATCCTAAGTGGTGGAAATTTAGCAACGCTAGTTTCTTCTGGTTTATTTTTATTTTCTTTAGCAGTAAAAGATGCCTTAGGTTCTTTTATAAATTCATTTTTATTTGGGCTTTCCTTACTTTCTTTAAATAAGCCAGGCTCATTTTTTTCTATATAAATCCCCTCATTTGGAGATTTCAAATCTATTGGTATTTGAATTTCCTTAATTTCGGCTTCAGTTTTTTTGGGTTTTAAATCATCTTCCTTTAAATCAATGGTAAAGGAATCCTTTAAACTTTCCCTTAAAGCTTCATGAATTGCATCAAATACAAATTTAAATACCATTCTGGAATCGCTGAATTTAACTTCCCATTTGGCTGGATGCACATTTACATCTACAAATTCAGGAAATATATCTATGAATAATATAAAAAAAGGAAATTTATTTATGGTTAAGAATGATTTAAAAGCCTGCTCTGCAGCGGAAGTTATGGATTTATTTCTAACATACCTTTTATTTATGAATATACTTTGGTTA
The genomic region above belongs to Clostridium sp. AWRP and contains:
- a CDS encoding uroporphyrinogen decarboxylase family protein gives rise to the protein MKTAKELYNERLNRVKKAIKLEKTDRTPVVPFGICIFPKLTGVKMSDFVADLDLSNRVILKGMKMFGDVDAAPASFCFASTMGTTSFSNMKLPGRELPDNMLWQVDERQLMTTDDYDTIINKGFEAFRDDYFASKINLDLDVLNEVITKCPQYMKNINDEGYPLYGAVQIVHPIDYLSVGRTLSKFMMDIRKMPEKVEEVMDIITDANIKAMKQAVKNAVDPLGIFIAMGRGCPDFYNPKLWERFVWKNLKKITDAIIETGAAASFHADSNWERGLDYFKEFPKGTCVFETDGTTDIYKIKEKLGDRMCIKGDVQASKFVLGTPDEVYDYSSRLIKDMGPGFILSSGCDIPANAKIENVKAMISAATGK
- a CDS encoding cobalamin-dependent protein (Presence of a B(12) (cobalamin)-binding domain implies dependence on cobalamin itself, in one of its several forms, or in some unusual lineages, dependence on a cobalamin-like analog.), which translates into the protein MSKKLIDAMADLDEDVVLSEVKAQKENGTPVLDIIADLQEGMGIVGNRFEKKEYFLSELIMSAEVFNEASEIIGGLGESSGPNNGIFVMGTIYDDIHDIGKNIVTTVMKSNGFDVKDLGVDVPTAKYIEAIKQYKPKVIGISCLLTTCFDNVKQCIKEIEDAGLRKDLKILVGGGPVDENAGKYMGADLVCKDAQQTVDFCKKAMGVN
- a CDS encoding methyl-accepting chemotaxis protein; its protein translation is MKKEEIINAFLKVVPVLKDMLLDDIAVSVADTTKVLYYRAGDTLDIKVNVGDKLSPGEPLYEAIKDGKTYSSTISKEFYGVPFKGVSYPIKDSDGNVIGGVGIGKSLSNEIKVEEASENLFASLEETSASIEEISAGSEKLLNVITNILEITKQAKKQIEESNQIIAMITNLASKSNLLGLNASIEAARSGEYGKGFSVVANEIRKLAQLSNQSSEKVSQSLSETNKYIRNIFKVISDAQSISEGQAASTQEMTATLEEITASAQTLTEISKTK
- a CDS encoding NAD(P)/FAD-dependent oxidoreductase, whose protein sequence is MRSKFEHVFSPIRIRGIDFKNRIVLAPPSPNLASTNGLVTPEFVDWFRMFARGGVCTLYVGNCSIDITESKDEAFQLDLKDDRCIFPLTLYADMGKQYGCHASLEINHNGENTAFETVGHAPYSSSPNISSNEAARSAAFGRDPIPAIEMTHEKIVQTVEKYANAAARMKRSGMDICLVHGGHGNLISQFTSPLYNHRTDEYGGSIENRARFAIEVCDAIRRKVGEDFVIEFRISADEIAEKGMHFKETLELIGLLKDHIDILHVSAGLHSDFNMKYYRNWCQNYMMDRCFNVHFARDVKKAYPDLLVTTVGSITSIEDAEKIIANGWADFVAMCRPLMADPDMPRKYAENHPEDRRPCLRCDTCTKHLFIPKPIYCAVNPISGMTSELRDGIIPKSPIKKKVAVIGGGPGGIQAMQTLLDRGHNVTLYEKSGSLGGNVQGAALPPFKVDCQDYLKWLKHTAAQCEAAGAKILFNTTATQDMLDAQNYDAIIIAVGSDPIIPLSIPGINKKHVHWAIDAESDKNLVGDKIVIVGAGAVGIEAAIEFHDEGKDVIVIEMEDQKKSFSKLIKSSGTSAKEFQTILKDKGIPVKYLNRLKEICDTKVICDNIETGKAAMYEADTVLLAMGMRPRTDTVEKLRHCAPETNIYIVGDCQKVGTIGTAVNQSFQAALHI
- a CDS encoding methionine gamma-lyase family protein, with the protein product MLNITKKALKDKYKISDKVIDLYERALNDVKDQFQYYDEIREFNQLKVLNALQEEGISESHFTNSSGYGYGDIGRDSLDKVYARIFNSESALVRPHFVNGTHALGCALFGNLRPGDTMLSVCGDPYDTLHEVIGIENKGSGSLKEYGVNYEQVNLTDDNKINFEDIKKHLKNNHTIKLVHIQRSTGYGWRKSLLISEIKEIIDFVKGINPNVICFVDNCYGEFIDTIEPTDVGADLVAGSLIKNIGGGIAPTGGYIAGKKDCVTKASYRLTVPGIGGECGSTFGVMRLLYEGLFFAPHVAIEALKGAIFCSRIMELAGFEVLPKYTDKRSDIIQSIKFNDKEKLINFCRGIQKGSPVDSFAQCEPWDMPGYSDQVIMAAGAFIQGASIELSADAPIREPYIGYLQGGLTFDHAKIGILIALSNIL
- the hfq gene encoding RNA chaperone Hfq, whose protein sequence is MSKTANNLQDIFLNGARKNKIPVTIYLTNGFQIKGNVKGFDNFTVIMDCDGKQMMVYKHAISTMTPIKTILFNNFSGNEI
- the miaA gene encoding tRNA (adenosine(37)-N6)-dimethylallyltransferase MiaA — encoded protein: MKNLFILSGPTAVGKTHISIELAKKLKGEIISADSMQIYKYMDIGSAKVTEDEMQGITHHLIDFIEPDKNFNVSEYKVLAENAIDEICKKSKLPMVVGGTGLYINSLILNYNFTDAKTDKSYREYLENLAEEKGKGYVHSLLKEVDIDSYKRLYPNDLKRVIRALEVYKLTGKTISENNANTNLYDIPYNIYYFVLTMNRTKLYDRINKRVDLMMENGLIDEVKMLKSMGYTSDMQSMKGIGYKEILDYLNGNSTLDEAIYLVKKGSRNYAKRQLTWFRKDKRVIWINKDNFSCDEDIIEHIIHVFNIMKI
- the mutL gene encoding DNA mismatch repair endonuclease MutL gives rise to the protein MKRINLLDENTSNKIAAGEVVEGPSSVIKELLENSIDSGAKNITVEIEEGGEKSIKIIDDGWGIHPLDIKKAFMPHATSKISTVEDLDKISTLGFRGEALCSIASVSNTILKSKAEGFDVGNEIIISGGVLRKTQEVGCNKGTTILVEDLFFNVPARKKFLKSPSREAAGISDIVTRLSLSNPDISFKFFKNGKKTLTTYGTGKVMDVIRCVYGKNIYENIIPVEKHSDIISICGYIGNSEISRGSRNNQSIFINKRYVRNKSITSAAEQAFKSFLTINKFPFFILFIDIFPEFVDVNVHPAKWEVKFSDSRMVFKFVFDAIHEALRESLKDSFTIDLKEDDLKPKKTEAEIKEIQIPIDLKSPNEGIYIEKNEPGLFKESKESPNKNEFIKEPKASFTAKENKNKPEETSVAKFPPLRIIGQFHSTYIIAEDNSNLYMIDQHAAHEKILFEKYKKSIQKGMVLSQVLITPVVMELTIKDYNCFIENRDLFKKTGFNIELFGNNTISIREVPMILGKPDMKNLFMDILDNLKNMGSGNTWEVKYLSLATLACKAAIKANASISEIEMNHLIEELRFIDDPFNCPHGRPTIIKLTLNDLEKKFKRIQ